One segment of Clostridium ljungdahlii DSM 13528 DNA contains the following:
- a CDS encoding TetR/AcrR family transcriptional regulator, which translates to MFYEKGFKDTTTRSIAKAVGISVSNLYLYYENREVIFTGVVDEFYEYFIKKAKLPW; encoded by the coding sequence ATATTTTATGAAAAAGGCTTTAAAGATACCACTACGCGTAGTATTGCCAAAGCAGTAGGTATAAGTGTTAGTAATTTATATCTATACTATGAAAACAGGGAAGTCATTTTTACTGGAGTAGTTGACGAATTTTATGAATACTTTATTAAAAAAGCAAAATTGCCTTGGTGA